The DNA segment GACTCTTCCACCTCTGACTTTtccacttcatcttctccaacgcCTGCTTTTTTTCCCACAACATTCTCAATCAATTACACCGTTAAAAATGGTCTTCAATGTTGTGATCCATCTCCCCTTTACTTCTCTTATATATGGCTTTATCCCTAAACCTAATTCTACCCTAAATAAAAAAACCtactctgcaaaaaaaaaaacctatggTAATGAAATCCGCCGTAAAGTCTCAGCTTACCACCAGAAAAGCTCCCCTCGCCATGTATTTCAATGACATCTCTCCAGGACTATCAGAGTCACAGCTCCGATTTCGAGTAATCCACTTTTGGGAGGCAAAAAATATAGCTAATAGGACCCTCATTGGGATAGAGCTCCTACTCATCGACGAACAGGTATAGGTTCTAATCTTCAACTTTCATTCCATTGTATTATAAACCACCATCCTTaacttgaattattttcaactcATGCAGGGGACTGTGATGCAAGGATTCATTTCCTCTTCTCGTGCTCCAACATACCTGCCTCATCTGAAAGCAGGAGCAACTTACACCCTTCAGAATTTTTTGGCTGCCACAAGCAAGGAGATTTACCGCATCGCTGATCAgaatttaacaatttcattcTCGAACGGCTCTATTCTTGCTCCTCTCAACGACATCCCCGTCTCCGTCTCTTTTCCAACCGACAGGTTCAGGTTCCACACACATGAGGATTTCCAAGCTCACCGTGGTCTCAGGGGCGATCTCTACGGTAAAACCTGCTCTCATTTAGTTTTCAAACTGCGTATTGATTCTTATTGGGGCTTCTCTactaattttcatataaaaatgttttagatGTCGTTGGCCACTTGAGGCTGGTGAATGGTCAGTCTCTCATTGACCGCCCTGTCCTTGACGAAGCCGAAGTAATCAGCACGCGTCGTATTTTGGTTCATTTGCAATCAAAAGAGTATGTGTTTCATTCGTTATAATTTTGGCTCGCTGTCATCTCCAAAAAATTTAGCTCGCTGTGATCTCCAAATACATGTTTAGTAttgtttcatgttttattttatatgagatTAGTAATATGATCGCTTTTTGTTATTGATTTCAATATATCTGATAAATCATACGTTgtgttttacaaaataaatcagCTAAGTTGTGTTAGTTTGGTGATAAAATAAAGGTTATATATTGGGCTGACGCTCTAATGCACTGCAAAACTTACTCCGTATGACAGCTTATTAAATCTTTCtctgttttatacattttacagTGAACCTGTTATGAAGTTCTACCTTTGGGACTAGGCTGCAAAGGACTTTTACAAGAAACTCACATCCAGTGAGGACACTCCCACCGTTCTTTTGGTCACGACCGTTAACCCAAAAGTTATAGCAGGTAATCAGTTACTCCCTTTTCATcaccaaacaaaacaaacaattaaTCCCTATCATCACTGAACCAGTGATAATACAAACGTTAATGTTTTGCCATGCTGTTTGTCTTCTGTCTCTACTGTTTACTTATCAAGTTATCAAACACGTTTGTGAtccaatataattaaaataacctGGGTCAATTTTCTCAGGTTTATGATCCATCCTTTATCAATTACAATTTCATTACAATGTGAAGGCTTGATTGTTACAGAAAGCATTAGGTTGCGTTTGTTTGCTGCTGTGTTACTTTCCGAACTTTCAGACATTCATGATAGTGTCACTAACGTGTGTTTTAATGTGTTAACCACAAGAACAGGTAATTTAGCTCTCAGTTCGATGGCCTCCTCCCGTGTCTTTATAGACAAAGATATTCAGCCCACGATTGATTACTTCAGCTGGTTAGTCACTGTAGAGACAACAGTATTGTGTTTGTCAATTCCAATTAGTGTTCTGTTCAGACTCAATTGAGTGAGCCTTCAATCTCATGTTTTGTAAATTGTCTCAGGTTGGGTTCTAACCCAGAGATTGCAAAGCGGGTAAATGCAGATGAGGTTACTAGGTCTGAGACAATGACAATTGGGCAGATCTATGCTTACATCAAGCAGGAAAATGCCAAGGTAAAATACAAGCTCAAGATAACTCtgtgaaaaaaatattcatgtGATTCACTTGCCTTTAACCTATTGCAGGAAGCTTCTTTCGACTGCATAGCCACAATTGATGATGTTAAGCGTGACAGTGCATGGTACTATATTGGCTGCAGCGGTTGTCAAACAAAGGCCACCAGAGGTCCTTCTTCGTTAATGTGCGCCAAGTGCGGCAAAACTAATGTGTCTGGTGTAGCGAAGTGTGCATTCTAACCTCCCAACTTCATGTTTCATCTTTCCTTTTTTCACGATCATGTTTCATTTTCTACAATTTGATTTCTATTTCCTTTTATTTCAGGTATCTCGCAAAGATCTCTGTTTATGACAAAAATGACCAGGCTGTTTTTGTCCTACTTGGTGATGCAGGAAGTGAGTTGACAGGAAAGAATGCGGCAGAATTGGTTAACAACTACTTTGAGGTACCTAGCCATCAACTCAAACCTCTCCCAGTTCATCTAAAATTAACTTTATTCTTCCTCGAATGTTTTAGGCTAATCAAGACCTTGGTGCTGGCCATCAGATGCCTGTCCCCCAAGCATTAATCGACACCATTGGCCAAACACATAAGTTCAGGGTCAAGGTGTCTAAGCTCAACTTGACAGGCAAGATTCAGGCCATAACCGTTACGAAGATTGTCTCATCAGAGGTTCTGCCACCTGTGCCAACTCCAACTGAAATCCCACATGATGTGGAAGATGAAGTTGCCTTGCCTTCTGCAATTGTCATTGATGGCTCTGGATTCAAAGCTGATGATGCGGACGGAAGTACCAGCAGCATGGATGAATCACGCAAGGCTAAGCGTCCCAAACATGGCAAATAGAATTTATGCCACTCATTTTATACATGCTAAGTGGTCGCCTTTTTTATTTCAGTTTGAGCTAAGACTAtgctttttttggttattttagacTTTGTGTCTACAGAACaacttcgtttttttttttggtaatgcCTACTGTCCTTCAGATGAGTCTATACAATTGAGGCAACACTCCTTCTCTGATAAATTAGATACATAACACGGACATATATTGCCTTACTAATGTCAACACTAACGCaatcaaagttttaaaatacaattcaaGTTTGAATAAACTAAGCGATATAAAgcaatgttaaaaatatatcacCGACCAAAAAACATTAAAGCAATGTTACAAATATATATCGCCTACCAAAAAACAATTTACGCTCAcctccaaataaaaaaatagaaacataatattttacaaatcaTAATGTACCATAAATATTCCACCATTAGACGAACGTGATTGACAGCATAAATTTTGCACCCAAACATTAAGTCAAACCCAATTGTTTTGATAAAATCTTCTTCcgaaaaaacataagaaattaattatactatgtGTTTTGCCCATACTTGCGGGCTTAGTAATTTTACAAAAACTTATAAATAGATTGTATATTATCAATTCAAAAGCCattagaataaattattttatttttatatacgaTTAAAAAagctattttaataaaatatcttttattatgtaaaataaacttgaaaaattttatatacacaTAAAAAGTATATAGGATTTGTATGGATTTTTAGAATATTGTTATGTGAAATATTTTGGGATGGCATAATCTATAATCTTTTTAGATAATGATAGTTATCAAATTAATGAAAATCGTTTTTATTTATAGGTAATTATTTATTAACaaatataatctaattatttattaagaGATAATTACTTTAAACGTTCTAATTTTTAACGTGAGTGCGAAAAAATCATTtccaaaataatagtataaatattttagaattattcgccattttattttcaaaaattatcacaataaataattttgatagTCCTAAGAAATTTATCATAACTGATTGAtgatttaatatatgtatatatatattaaaata comes from the Brassica napus cultivar Da-Ae chromosome A7, Da-Ae, whole genome shotgun sequence genome and includes:
- the LOC106428686 gene encoding uncharacterized protein LOC106428686, which produces MASSRVFIDKDIQPTIDYFSWLGSNPEIAKRVNADEVTRSETMTIGQIYAYIKQENAKEASFDCIATIDDVKRDSAWYYIGCSGCQTKATRGPSSLMCAKCGKTNVSGVAKYLAKISVYDKNDQAVFVLLGDAGSELTGKNAAELVNNYFEANQDLGAGHQMPVPQALIDTIGQTHKFRVKVSKLNLTGKIQAITVTKIVSSEVLPPVPTPTEIPHDVEDEVALPSAIVIDGSGFKADDADGSTSSMDESRKAKRPKHGK
- the LOC125576551 gene encoding uncharacterized protein LOC125576551, encoding MVMKSAVKSQLTTRKAPLAMYFNDISPGLSESQLRFRVIHFWEAKNIANRTLIGIELLLIDEQGTVMQGFISSSRAPTYLPHLKAGATYTLQNFLAATSKEIYRIADQNLTISFSNGSILAPLNDIPVSVSFPTDRFRFHTHEDFQAHRGLRGDLYDVVGHLRLVNGQSLIDRPVLDEAEVISTRRILVHLQSKEYVFHSL